In Diabrotica undecimpunctata isolate CICGRU chromosome 9, icDiaUnde3, whole genome shotgun sequence, the DNA window ggtgtttctcactccatcttaCATTAGGTACATAcagaccataaacttttacctataccGTATGTGTTTTaaatcttttcttttttatttttagtgtaaCAATTGCAATAGTGATGATACTTAGAAGACTGTTACTCCGATATTGCGGCAAACCGGTGTACGACTACCACAGATTACCCGATAATGACTCGCAGCCTCAACTACCACTAACCAGTAACAATTATTTATTCTTGTTTAAAACCATCTCGAAGATGACTCTGATCATTGCGTATTTTTTTATCTGCGATCgcacaaatttttttatgaaagaaaataaatactATTCCGAATTTAGTTTTTGGCTGCCTATTGGATATATTACTgttttaggtttattttttatGGAAGAAAGTAAATTTAACAAGGTATTACACAGGGATCAATTGAATGAATGGAAAGGGTGGATGCAGATTGTCATTTTAGTGTATCACGTCACTGGAGCGTCTAAGGTTCTATTGATAAATATGCATATTAAAGTGTTAATATccgcttatttatttttattaggttATGAACAGTTTTGTTATGTGTGGTATAGAAACGATGTAGGAATTGTCAGTTTTTGTCGAATGTTGTTTCAGCTCAATTTTATGACAGTTACATTGTGTCTCAGTATGAACCGTCCGtaccaattttattattttggtcCTCTATTATCCTTCTGGTATCTTATGATCTACTTCTTTGTTGCCTTTCCTCCTCACATCACGGCGCAGATCTCAGAGAATAATGTGATGcagtatttttatttacttattaagTTTATCACTTTTTGTAGTGTGGTTACAATTCTTTTTATGTCAGAAGTGTTTTTCGAAAAAATTTTTGTTACCAGGCCATGGAAGGCTTTGTTCGTTACCATAGATGATGATATTCATGAATGGTGGTCTAGATGGAAGCTGGATCGTTACTCTGTAATGTACGGAATGATTTTTGGGGTTATTATGGTTTTGTCTCAACGATACAATATTTTTGACGACAACAACcattctaatttattttctagGGGTATAGCACTGAGTTCAACCCTTCTCGCACTTGTAGGCATAGGTTCTTACATGATGTTCACTTATCTTTGTAGAAATGAACTTGAATGCAGTGAGATCCATTCATATATTGTGTTTATACCTATAGTAAGTTTTATTTTTCTCCGAAACATATCGGGTGTGCTCAGAACACGATATTCAAGCTTGTTTGCTTGGTTTGGAGAAATATACCTCGAGCTATTTGTTAGTCAGTACCATATCTGGTTAGCAGCTGACACTCACGGAGTCTTGGTACTCGTTCCAGGATATCCGGTACTTAACTTGATAATAACCACTTATATTTTCGTGTGCGCGTCTCACGAAGTCCACAATATTACCAAAGCGCTACTCCCATATGCTGTTCCAAACGATTGGAAGCTGGCACtgagaaatttaattttatttcttgctGTTTTGGTGCCCATCGGTATTAATGACGGTATGTTTTAAGTATAAATTACTCTATTATTTGTGATAAATATAAgttatttaagtaaaattttgttttatttctgtatgcaATTTAGTAATTCGATTCACGGATATAACCAGTGAATTATACATAAAACATGGAATAGAAATCGGTACAATAGGTAAatgaaagaaaaacataataattacactGTAGTTTTAAACTTGTAGGCAgaatcagtggcggatccaagggggggggggtcatgaccacccccaaaacaaaattaaatatcaatcaaataatcctaaaaaaagtaattttaaacccatcaaccctataagcaggaagtcaagagttgaaatgat includes these proteins:
- the LOC140450245 gene encoding N-acetylneuraminate (7)9-O-acetyltransferase — encoded protein: MAGEKSQIERIIEEINSTNAKKVALVLVIGFACYHGILHLRFGTNSCKWLLSDGRYKADKEWQPYGCMLHLYTNSDTKRCLRYLGYIGLQSHFVFVGDTRIEELYKAFVHHLKQEENVSQKPTLVYTNLTHIDDRLKIKVDFIWSPYVSRQMVSLFRHWENSDHPPSVIVAGGALWPIISSNASKVAVKEYYMNLTRLVQPIDRLSRRKTWTLWALQAPVNEEKLKPDEHMVTNALIDQYNTAAIEVLSHSAADLWWSARLVGQGMLQESPDGIHLAEKPQIHDTQILLNMYCNDYMAFNDGTCCSSVEPRTTLQIVTFAVMAICVTIAIVMILRRLLLRYCGKPVYDYHRLPDNDSQPQLPLTSNNYLFLFKTISKMTLIIAYFFICDRTNFFMKENKYYSEFSFWLPIGYITVLGLFFMEESKFNKVLHRDQLNEWKGWMQIVILVYHVTGASKVLLINMHIKVLISAYLFLLGYEQFCYVWYRNDVGIVSFCRMLFQLNFMTVTLCLSMNRPYQFYYFGPLLSFWYLMIYFFVAFPPHITAQISENNVMQYFYLLIKFITFCSVVTILFMSEVFFEKIFVTRPWKALFVTIDDDIHEWWSRWKLDRYSVMYGMIFGVIMVLSQRYNIFDDNNHSNLFSRGIALSSTLLALVGIGSYMMFTYLCRNELECSEIHSYIVFIPIVSFIFLRNISGVLRTRYSSLFAWFGEIYLELFVSQYHIWLAADTHGVLVLVPGYPVLNLIITTYIFVCASHEVHNITKALLPYAVPNDWKLALRNLILFLAVLVPIGINDGMF